One genomic region from Streptomyces sp. NBC_00582 encodes:
- a CDS encoding ferredoxin produces the protein MSVQQEAGVGAEALEVWIDQDLCTGDGICAQYAPEVFELDIDGLAYVKGAQDELLQAKGATVPVPLPLLTDVVDSARECPGECIHVRRVSDSVEVYGPDAE, from the coding sequence ATGAGCGTGCAGCAGGAGGCCGGTGTCGGCGCGGAGGCGCTGGAGGTCTGGATCGACCAGGATCTCTGTACCGGTGACGGCATCTGTGCGCAGTACGCGCCCGAGGTGTTCGAGCTGGACATCGACGGGCTGGCGTACGTGAAGGGCGCGCAGGACGAGCTTCTGCAGGCCAAGGGCGCCACGGTGCCGGTGCCGTTGCCGCTGTTGACGGACGTGGTGGACTCGGCGCGGGAGTGTCCGGGCGAGTGCATCCATGTACGTCGCGTTTCGGACAGCGTCGAGGTGTACGGCCCGGACGCGGAGTGA